The Brasilonema sennae CENA114 genome includes a region encoding these proteins:
- a CDS encoding trypsin-like serine peptidase: MRTIPGQLTHNLANTATYFLQPTAYSTGKIEGIDADGQGYSCTGTLIADNLVLTNSHCVVNPETGKLSRGMAFLPNLINGQVRDKNDIAYATTVTPGTYFKSGTMADYVDDWAIIKLDRPLGKKYGVIPLKSLPSFDLVGDIQKFALVGYSADFPNSKQKEYQEFTAGESMTAGVHLGCSILRQKDNLLYHNCDTKGGASGGAIIGNIGGNYYVLALHSGWNKVNGLKLNRAVEISRIQPALRGN; encoded by the coding sequence ATGCGAACTATACCTGGGCAACTAACCCACAACTTAGCCAATACCGCTACCTACTTTTTGCAACCCACGGCATACTCAACTGGTAAAATCGAAGGGATAGATGCTGACGGTCAAGGCTACAGTTGCACGGGTACGCTGATAGCTGATAATTTGGTGTTGACTAATTCTCACTGCGTAGTTAATCCTGAAACTGGTAAACTTAGTCGGGGGATGGCCTTTCTACCAAATTTAATTAACGGTCAAGTACGCGATAAAAATGATATCGCTTACGCAACCACTGTTACGCCTGGAACATACTTCAAAAGCGGGACAATGGCAGATTATGTAGATGACTGGGCTATTATCAAACTTGACAGACCTCTTGGGAAAAAATACGGTGTTATCCCTTTGAAATCTTTACCATCTTTCGACCTTGTAGGGGATATTCAAAAATTTGCTCTGGTTGGTTATTCTGCTGATTTTCCTAACTCCAAGCAAAAGGAATATCAAGAATTTACAGCTGGAGAAAGCATGACTGCTGGCGTTCACTTGGGATGCAGCATTCTCCGGCAAAAAGATAACTTACTGTACCACAACTGCGATACTAAAGGCGGGGCTTCTGGCGGCGCAATTATCGGCAATATTGGCGGTAATTATTATGTTCTCGCTTTGCATTCTGGCTGGAACAAAGTTAACGGACTTAAATTAAACCGCGCAGTTGAGATATCTCGCATACAACCAGCTTTGCGAGGAAATTAG
- a CDS encoding type II toxin-antitoxin system HicA family toxin, which produces MGKLRILSGGEVCKILEQHGFVQVRQRGSHIIMQLQTEDSTITVPVPDHDELRTGTLRSIIRQSGLARTLFEVD; this is translated from the coding sequence TTGGGTAAGCTGCGTATTCTTTCTGGTGGGGAAGTTTGCAAAATTCTAGAGCAGCATGGCTTTGTACAGGTACGTCAGCGTGGTAGTCATATTATTATGCAACTGCAAACAGAAGACTCAACAATAACTGTTCCTGTCCCTGATCACGATGAGCTACGTACTGGCACTTTACGGTCTATTATTCGCCAGTCAGGACTTGCTCGCACCCTTTTTGAAGTGGACTAA
- a CDS encoding type II toxin-antitoxin system HicB family antitoxin has protein sequence MKQTKQLTAIIEREGDGYVSLCPELDIASQGRTIEEARDNLVEALELFFETAAPSEIQERLHTEVFVTRLEVSLG, from the coding sequence ATGAAACAAACAAAACAACTCACCGCAATCATTGAGCGCGAAGGAGACGGCTATGTATCTCTGTGTCCTGAACTTGATATTGCAAGCCAAGGTAGGACAATTGAGGAAGCACGGGATAATCTGGTTGAGGCGTTAGAACTCTTCTTTGAAACAGCAGCCCCCTCTGAAATCCAAGAACGACTGCATACAGAAGTTTTTGTGACACGCCTAGAGGTAAGCCTTGGGTAA
- the moaA gene encoding GTP 3',8-cyclase MoaA yields the protein MNQVDYLRISLIDRCNFRCQYCMPEGAELDYILKQQLLTDKELLILIEEVFIPVGFTRFRLTGGEPLLRPRVVELVKAIASLPQTQDLSMTTNGFLLAPMAQNLYDAGLRRVNISLDSLDPDTFDQIIGNRGRPRWEQVWQGIHAAYRLGFDPLKLNVVVIPGVNDHEVLDLAALTIDKQWHVRFIEFMPIGNSQLFGDRSWISSEELRQRIRERWGLTESQVRGNGPADVFQIPGAKGTLGFISQMSECFCDRCNRMRLSADGWLRPCLLNETDQIDLKTALRAGISTIELREQVRNLLAIKPDINFKQRYSGTATGVYTRTMSQIGG from the coding sequence ATGAACCAGGTAGATTACCTCCGCATAAGTTTAATAGACCGCTGTAACTTCCGCTGTCAATACTGTATGCCAGAGGGAGCGGAACTTGACTATATCCTCAAGCAGCAGTTGTTGACTGATAAAGAACTGCTGATCCTGATTGAAGAAGTGTTTATCCCCGTTGGATTTACTAGGTTTCGTTTGACTGGGGGAGAACCTTTACTGCGTCCCCGTGTGGTGGAATTGGTGAAAGCAATAGCCTCTCTCCCCCAAACTCAAGACCTCTCAATGACAACAAACGGCTTTTTACTCGCTCCAATGGCGCAAAACCTGTATGATGCTGGTTTGCGACGCGTCAATATTAGCTTAGATTCCCTTGATCCCGATACCTTTGACCAAATTATTGGTAATCGCGGTCGTCCACGCTGGGAACAAGTTTGGCAGGGGATTCATGCGGCTTATCGCCTAGGATTTGACCCGTTGAAGCTAAATGTGGTGGTCATTCCTGGTGTCAACGACCACGAAGTTCTGGATCTTGCGGCGTTGACGATTGATAAACAATGGCACGTGCGATTTATTGAGTTTATGCCAATTGGTAATTCGCAGTTGTTTGGCGATCGCAGTTGGATATCTTCAGAAGAGTTACGCCAACGCATCCGCGAACGTTGGGGATTGACAGAATCCCAAGTTCGTGGTAATGGACCTGCTGATGTGTTTCAGATTCCGGGAGCGAAAGGGACACTGGGATTTATCAGTCAGATGTCGGAGTGTTTTTGCGATCGCTGCAACCGGATGCGTCTTTCCGCTGATGGCTGGCTGCGTCCCTGTTTATTAAATGAAACTGATCAAATTGACTTAAAAACTGCTCTGCGTGCAGGTATCAGCACTATCGAATTGCGGGAGCAGGTTAGGAACTTATTGGCAATTAAGCCAGATATTAACTTTAAGCAACGTTATTCAGGTACAGCGACTGGTGTTTATACTCGCACCATGTCACAAATTGGTGGATAA
- the rpsD gene encoding 30S ribosomal protein S4, producing the protein MSRYRGPRLRVVRRLGDLPGLTRKSARRAYPPGQHGQNRKKRSEYAIRLEEKQKLRFNYGVTEKQLLRYIRKARRVTGSTGQVLLQLLEMRLDNTVFRMGMAPTIPAARQLVNHGHVTVNGRAVNIASYQCRPGEEIAVRNREGSRKLVEANLQYPGLANLPNHLEFDKNKLVGKVNSVIEREWVALQINELLVVEYYSRQA; encoded by the coding sequence ATGTCCCGATACAGAGGACCACGCCTTAGGGTTGTACGTCGCTTAGGCGACTTACCAGGATTAACTCGTAAAAGCGCTAGACGCGCCTATCCGCCAGGGCAACATGGTCAGAACCGCAAAAAACGTTCTGAATACGCCATCCGGTTGGAAGAAAAGCAAAAACTCCGTTTTAACTACGGTGTGACGGAAAAGCAATTGCTGCGTTATATACGCAAAGCGAGACGCGTTACCGGTTCTACTGGACAAGTGCTGCTACAATTGCTAGAAATGCGCTTGGATAATACTGTTTTCCGCATGGGTATGGCTCCCACTATTCCGGCGGCTCGCCAACTGGTGAATCACGGTCATGTTACAGTTAATGGTCGCGCTGTCAATATTGCCAGTTACCAATGCCGTCCTGGAGAGGAAATTGCCGTCAGAAACCGGGAGGGTTCACGGAAGTTGGTCGAAGCTAACTTACAATACCCTGGTTTGGCAAACTTACCTAACCATCTGGAGTTTGACAAAAACAAGTTGGTTGGCAAAGTCAACAGCGTTATTGAGCGCGAGTGGGTGGCGCTACAAATTAACGAACTGCTTGTGGTGGAATACTACTCACGTCAAGCGTAA
- the hetR gene encoding heterocyst differentiation master regulator HetR encodes MSNDVDLIKRLGPSAMDQIMLYLAFSAMRTSGHRHGAFLDAAATAAKCAIYMTYLEQGQNLRMTGHLHHLEPKRVKIIVEEVRQALTEGKLLKMLGSQEPGYLIQLPYVWMEKHPWQPGRSRVPGTNLTSEEKKHIEQKLPSNLPDAQLITSFEFLELIEFLHKRSQDDLPPEHRMELSEALAEHIKRRLLYSGTVTRIDSPWGMPFYALTRPFYAPVDEQERTYIMVEDTARYFRMMRDWAERRPNTMRVLEELDIPPERFERAMEELDEIIRAWADRYHQDGGVPMILQMVFGKKED; translated from the coding sequence ATGAGTAACGACGTAGATCTGATCAAACGTCTCGGCCCCAGTGCAATGGATCAGATCATGCTATATCTAGCTTTTAGCGCTATGCGCACAAGTGGGCATAGGCATGGGGCATTTTTAGATGCAGCAGCAACGGCTGCAAAGTGTGCAATTTACATGACCTATCTGGAACAGGGACAAAACCTGCGAATGACAGGGCATTTGCACCACCTTGAGCCGAAACGAGTCAAAATCATTGTTGAGGAAGTTAGACAAGCGCTAACTGAGGGTAAATTACTGAAGATGCTCGGTTCTCAAGAACCGGGCTATCTGATTCAGTTGCCTTATGTATGGATGGAAAAACATCCTTGGCAACCAGGACGATCGCGCGTTCCAGGGACAAATCTGACATCAGAAGAGAAAAAACATATTGAGCAAAAACTGCCATCTAATCTACCAGATGCTCAGTTAATCACTTCTTTTGAATTTTTGGAGTTAATCGAATTTCTGCACAAGCGCTCTCAGGATGATTTGCCTCCAGAACATCGTATGGAACTGAGTGAAGCATTGGCAGAACACATCAAGCGCCGTCTGCTCTACTCTGGTACGGTGACACGCATTGATTCACCTTGGGGAATGCCTTTCTATGCTCTGACTCGTCCTTTTTATGCTCCAGTTGATGAGCAAGAGCGGACTTACATCATGGTCGAAGATACTGCCCGGTATTTTCGGATGATGAGAGATTGGGCAGAACGCAGACCAAACACAATGCGTGTTTTGGAAGAGCTAGATATCCCACCAGAGCGATTTGAGAGAGCTATGGAAGAATTGGATGAAATTATCCGTGCTTGGGCAGATAGATATCACCAAGACGGAGGAGTTCCGATGATTCTACAAATGGTGTTTGGCAAGAAAGAAGACTAA
- a CDS encoding transposase: MSRKNVAESFFLEFSHLDTDCFQIYLNKLSEQYPEQLNIIQLDNGSFHTTKALQVPPNIIFLFQPPHSPELNPIERLWQYIKNHDLLGDLRQFRTAAIAYKNGVK, encoded by the coding sequence TTGTCTAGGAAAAATGTAGCGGAAAGTTTTTTCTTAGAGTTTTCTCATCTAGATACCGATTGCTTTCAAATTTATTTGAATAAATTATCAGAGCAATATCCAGAACAACTGAATATTATTCAACTAGATAATGGTAGCTTTCACACTACCAAAGCTCTGCAGGTTCCTCCGAATATTATTTTCTTATTTCAACCACCTCACAGCCCAGAACTGAATCCGATAGAGAGGCTCTGGCAGTATATTAAAAACCACGATTTGTTGGGGGATTTACGACAATTTAGAACAGCTGCGATCGCATACAAGAACGGTGTTAAATAA